The DNA sequence CCTGGCCACTGCAGTAAATGTGCTTACCATTTGGCCACTGCAGTAAATGAGAAAGCTACCTGAGCTCCAGGGCTCTGGCCACTGCAGTAACATGAAGTGAGATAGCTAGCTACCTGAGCTCCAGGGCTCTGGCCACTGCAGTAACATGAAGTGAGATAGCTAGCTACCTGAGCTCCAGGGCTCTGGCCACTGCAGTAACATGAAGTGAGATAGCTAGCTACCTGAGCTCCAGGGCTCTGGCCACGCTGTCCTCTAGTGCAGTGATCTCAGCTTGTTCCTCCTCTACAGCTTGCTGGACATCAGCAGTCTTTATCTGGACCAGGAGGGACTTGGAGTCCAGGGCCTCTACCTCCGTTGAGCTCAGCTTCCTCGAGAGGAACACTTGCCCCATTTGAACAGTCTGCTCACAGGACAGGATCTGAAACGTGATGTCCAACAGAACAATTTTCAGCGAATGCGGCGACATATCCACAAACATTACGAATGAGTGTGTAAAAAAGATCAATATATAAACATTTGTATAGATAAATGATAAGAGTAAAGTTAAAAGGCAGTGTTAACGCAAGGTCATAACTTCAGAGGTTGACAACATAACATTCAGCATAGGACAGTATATAGTAGTGGTGTGAATGTTTAAAGGAGAAAATCCCTAACGGAATAACCTTCAGTGTAGTTATCACAAAACTGCCACTAACAgatccccatcatcatcatcatcaaagggaaaaatacaaatgtaacaaATACCTAACAACAATGCTGTAACGTTATTAGGAATTATTATTCAAATGATTAGTCACGGATATAAAAGCGCTCCGCACGTCATCATATTTAACAGTTGGAgaaatgtcagagagagacaggaagcgaCAGTAGCAAAGTCCTGAAAACATGGAGAGGGACACAGCAGAGTACCTAAAACGGCATTAACTATCATGGTTGCTGAGTGGGTGGGAGACAGCAGTAAGATGAGTGGCGTCTATTAGCTAGACAGGACTGAGGTAGACTGAACTGCATTGCCCCCTAGTGGTCATACCaatgttgttttatttttatatatataaagaaagaaagaaaaaacattGGTGTGACCACTAGGGGGCAATGCAGTTCAGTCTACCTCAGTCCTGCCTAGCTAAAAGATGACACTCACAGGGTCATACGAAGGACCATATCTGAGTTCTTAGCATATAAACATAATGGCAGTTTAAAAGTTAAGAACAATTGTACATTCGTCACATCCCtagtagctacagtactgtacagtaacatgtGGCCTCACCTCATCAAGGTCAGTTTGGATCTTCTCTCTGGAGGCCATGGACAGATCCCTGGCCAGCATCTGGTTCCTCCGCTGCCTCAGTAACTCATCCAGCTCTCTCTGCATAGGAAACAAAATGACAGCCTTGAACATAACATCATTCAACTGTACCAAGTAGACCCTaatggggtgtattcactaggaatcAAACCTACCCGAATTTGTCTAACAGAAACACTCGTTTTCATTGCAAAACATTGTTAGTTGCAAACTGAACCAAACTGGAGAAAACGAAAAATGTTGCTATGTGCGAGAATAAAGAACACGTGTCATCAAAGCAGCACCAAATGGCTGCGTAATTTCAATTTGAGGTACCATGAGCATCAGTCATTAAAATAATCAAGTGGGTGTTTTCACCATCAGATATATGGATTTCACCTGTAAGGCGTTGATCTGCctctcctgtctggctctctTCAGGAATACAAGGTCTGCTGGAGTAACCTCATAGCCCTGCATGCCTCTTATCAATGAGTAGGGGTCTTCTTCCAGCACACTGCCTGAACAGACTGAACATGTACATTGATAACATTTGGTGGATCGTGCTAATAATATAATTTTCATTACAAGCTTCTGCGCCATCATAAACCAAAGCATTAAACATTGAGATttatagacctacagtagtaTCATGTGACATAGGACTATATTAAAATAGATAAGAATTGGATATTTAATGAAAATGTGTGTTCAGAGGACACAGGTGCATGTGCCCCCTCAGATCTGTCCTGTTAATtaatatatatagttgaagttggaagtttacatacaccttagccaaatacatttaaactcagtttcacaattcctgacatttaatcctagtaaaaattccctgtcttaggtcagttaggatcaccactttattttaagaatgtgaaatgtcagaataatagcagagagaaggatttatttcagcttttatttattttatcacattcccagtgggtcagaagtttacatacactcaattagtatttggtagcattgcctttaaattgtttcacttgggtcaaacgttttgggtagccttccacaataagtttggagaattttggcacattcctcccgACTGAGCTGGTCAGatttgagtcaggtttgtaggcctccttgctggcacacactttttcagttctgcccacaaatttctaatcgtctattttgtgaagtgcaccagtccctccccacaacatgatgctgtcactcccgtgcttcatggttgcgATGGTGTTCTTTGCcttgcaggcctccccctttttcctccaaacataacaaatggtcattatggccaaacagtactattttggtttcatcagagcagatgaaatttctccaaaaagtttttttttggagaaagttgattttcccatgatgtcaagcaaagggggactgagtttgaaggtaggtacacctccatttacctcaaattatgtaaattagcctaacagaagcttctaaagccatgacattttctggaattttccaagctctttaaaggcacagtcaacttagtggatgtaaacttctgacccactggaattgtgatacagtgaattataaggttaataatccgtctgtaaacaattgttggagaagtTGTGTGTCATGCAAAAGtaatgtcctaatcgacttgccaaaactatagtttgttaacaagaaatgtgtggagtggttgaaaaacgagttttaatgacttcaacataagtgtatgtaaacttcaactgtatatatagttGTAGTTTCTCTGAAATACTaatagccacctagcaattttatgaagttggttTTAGCTAGGCCAGAAATGTTCTCAATCTCCCAACTAGCTAcaaagaagccatttcaggctactaatcaagttagagtagctagcttgtctaaccaTCTTAGCATTTCACAGTAGTCTAAACacgttgtattcagcacatgtgacaactACAGAAATAtttggcatgcctgctggcaaggttggaaGACATTAGGAAAGCAAGCAATTACTCAATGAACTGAATAAGACTCAATTcatttcaatcttttacccagataTTAGCAAAAAAAGAACCACAAGTcaagaggatacagacagctcaagaggtcgaccgattatgattataaagccgataccaattaaattggccgatttttatttatttgtaataatgacaattacagcaatactgaatgaacacttattttaacttaatataatgcatcaataaaatcaatttagcctcaagtaaataatgaaacatgttcaatttggtttaaataatgcaaaaacaaaagggttggagaagaaagtaaaagtgcaatatgtgctatgtaagaaagcatgagtcttcaatattcccaggtaagaagttttaggttgtagttattataggaattataggactatttccctctataccatttgcatttcattaaactttgactattggatgttcttataggcactttagtattgctagtgtaacagtatagcttctgtccctctcctcactcctccctgggctcgaaccagcaacacaacgacaacagccaccattgaagcagagcaaggggaacaactactagaagcgagtgacgtttgaaacgctattagcacaagctaactagctagccatttcacttcggttacaccagcgcaatgcttgacgcacaacgaagagctgctggcaaaacgcacgaatgtgctgtttgaatgaatgtttacgcgcctgcttctgcctaccaccgctcagtcagatacttagatacttgtatgctcagtcagattatatgcaatgcaggacacgctagataatatctagtaatatcaaccatgtgtagttaactagtgattatgattgattgtgtCTTATAAGATaactttaatgctagctagcaacttacctcggcttactgcattcgcgtaacaggcagtctccttgtggagtgcaacgagagagaggcacgtcgttattgcgttggtctagttaactgtaaggttgcaagattgaatcccccaagcggacaaggtgaaaatctgtcgttctgcccctgaacaaggcagttaacccaccgttcctaggccgtcattgaaaataagaatgtgttctcaactgacttgcctagttaaataaaaaggtataaaatatatatttttttaaatcggtaAATCGGTGctcaaaaataccgatttccgattgttatgaaaaattGAAATCGGCcgtaattaatcggccattccgattaatcggtcgacctctagtatggttacatatgcagaaaaatatacatttttgtacGTAGAATTAAGCATAAGGATTATGGCTCTAAATTGCAGGAAAAAGCCATTTCATGCTAAATTCACCCACTTGCAGATGGGGCCTAGCCCCCCTCCAATCCTCACGTACTTGTGGCCCCTCAGATTTTGGGGGTGCACGACACccctgtgtgtttatgtttgtcaCCTCAGACATATCAAATCACATATTGGTGCAAATATACAGCTATAGGATTGTGAACAATATAGGAAACACCCACGTGTGCTTGAAGTGATGCGAGACCGTCGGCATGTATCCGTTTCTGCAGGCTCGATTGTATAAAGGTCCATGGTCATACTTAGCGCGGGAGACAAGGGTTCTTGCCCAGGGGTGGTTTCAATCTGGATGGAAAGACAAAATGGTAACGGATAGAAATTCATTTGTTGGCTAGGCCTACCCTCCACAATAATTGGCTTAAGTTGGCCTacaaactacagtgccttcataaattcataaagtattcacaccccttgattttaCAGTTTGTTGGATttggattaaaatgtatttaattgacaTTTGTCAACCAGACACAAAATACTCAAAAGGGGAAGAAAAAttataacatttgtaaaaaaaaatgtacaacaaataaaacactaatatatatcttgattagataagtattaaAACCCAGAGTCGATACATTAGAATCACCTTCATCAATTACACCGGTGAGTCTTTCTGGATGAGCTTTCCACTCCTGGATTGTTCTACATTTGCCCATTcctcttttcaaaattcttcaagctctgtgaaatgggttgttgatcattgctagacaaccgttttcaggtcttgccatagattttcaagcagatttaagtcaaaactaactcaggcactcaggaacattcactcttcttggtaagcaactccagtgtcgatttggcattgtgttttaggttacagtcccgctgaaagatgaattcatctcccagtgtctggtggaaagcagacaaccaggttttccaataggattttgcctgtacttacCTGCGTTCCATTTTTTTAAATccggaaaaactccccagtccttaacgattacaagcatacccataacatgatgtagccaccactatgcttgaaaatatggacagtggtactcagtaatgtgttgtattggatttgccccaccctgaagaaggcacattGATGccgaaacgttttttttttttacctacaAATTACTGGGAGGTTATACAAAGTGTGTGACTGTTTTTATAGCTTACAGTTTATTCTCCCTTAGTCAGCACCTTTaaactaaatatttttttctggGTGTGcaccagctcatgttttttattggatttgacccaaacataacactttgtattgaggacaaaaagttaaattgctttgccacattgtttgcagtattactttagtcacttgttgcaaacaggatgcatattttggaatattttgtattCTGTGCAGGCCTTTTTTTTCACTTTGGTCactattgtggagtaattacaatgttgttgatccatcctcagttctcctatcacagccattcaactcaaACTGTTTTAAAGTAGCCTTTgagctcatggtgaaatccttgagcagtttccttcctctccggcaactgagttaggaaggacgcctgcatctttgtagtgactgggtgtattgacacaccatccaaagtgtaattaataactccaccatgctcaaagggatattcaacatctattttttacatgtttaacccatttaccaataggtgccctgcCTAGGCGCACTGGGGttttagtgccttcagaaagttttcacccCTAGACATTTCCTACATTTAGTTGTTACAGCCGCAATTTTGTCCCtggtttacacacaataccctataatgtcaaagtggaatcatgATGTTTTTAGGAATTTTCACAAATTAATTAAAAGCGGATGCctttagtcaataagtattcaactgctttgttatggcaagcctagataagcacatttttactcatgAACTTAAGTcacataaattgcatggactcagtgcaataatagtgtttaacatgacttttcaatgactacctaatctctgtaccccacccaTACAATTactgtatctgtaatgtccccCAGTCGAGAAGTCCATTTCAAACACAGAAtctaccacaaagaccagagaggtttatccaatgcctcacaaagaagggcagaAGTGTGGTGAAAGGGATTCGGCCTACCGCTTGTGTTTTAAAGCTCAAAGGCCAAGTTATTTTCAACTCTGACGTTGGCGGCGTCCTCTGAAGTTGTCGTCCCAATGGAATATGATTTGAAGGGTCTTGAATGAGTCTACTGATCGCCGGTGAAACATTTGACTTGTGAGTAGCTTTTTCCCCTTTGGTTGCCTTTCTGTTTCTCTTGTTTGCAACGGAAATCTTTGAGATATCCATTTTTCTTGTTGTGTTGAAACCTAAACTAGGCGTTTTGTGACAATCGAATCAAAATCACCTGTTGGCGCGCACCTGTAACGCTCGCGAGACCATGGCTaagagccaatttatgcttgatccgaaaatgtggtcTGAGACGCAATAGCGGGGCAGAGGCCGAATTGAGCTCTGTACCGCATCATGAGAACATGTACTAGTAGTGTATGACCAGTAGAGGGAGACAAGAGGTTGCACCTGCATTGAGGAATCATCAGTACTGTCGTTAtcgaggtgtggggggctgccacaTTTCACGTCCACGTCATCAACTAGTGCTCAGGGAGTGAAAGAAATCAAACAAacaatgttttattgtcacaaacaccggataggtgcaagcagtgatatgtgttgttttacagggtcagccatagtagtatggcgcccatcaacatatttttcaccttgtctgctCAGGTATCAAAATAGCATAACGCAATGTCAACCGTTTCTACAGGAGTTGTCCTTTGAAGCCAGATCTGCCCTCTCCTCCTTGTCCACGTCAGAGCCCTGTGCCACAACAATGGGACGGTGACGTGTACCTGACCTTAGTGCTCAGGCACCATCAGTAGCAGACAGCCACAATCTGCTTATGACCTGAAGCAGCAATATCAAACACTATGAGGAGACCTTTATATACAATTCTAAATAAAAGTGCATTTCATACTATGTGTATgaacaaaaaaatacatgtttttgatctgagaacacacacaccgaGTGCTTCCACCGAAACACAAGCTGTAAGGGAACAGATACAGTGCATTAGGGAAGTATTCAGAACACTtttaacacattttgttatgttacagtgttattctaaaattgattaaattgtttttttccctcatccatctacacacaatttcccataatgacaaaccacaGTCAAGGATGATccatagaaacaggatgcatctgagatcaatttcaagtctcatagcaaagggtcttaatacCTATGTAAGTAAGTAATACAtatgctaaaatttctaaaaacctcttttcactttgtcattatggggtatttggtgtagattgatgacaatgtatttaatttaatcaattttagaataaggctgtaacgtaacaaaatgtggacaaagtcaaggggtctgaatactttctgaaagctctGTATAGCCAAGCAGAACTGACAGCTAAGTTTAAACCTGCTCTTCATGCCGTCCGTCCGGCcaggctgaggctgaggcagaggcagaggctgaggctgaggcagaggcagaggctgaggcagaggcagaggctgaggctgaggctgaggcacATGCTCAAGAGAGCTCCAGGAATGGAAGATGAGAGTGAATGCTGAGTCATAAATACTTCTGTTTTTAAACTGTCCGACCGGGTCCATCACACTGAGGAAGAGAACGGGGGTGTAAATCTGAGCTTTACAACACTTGCTTCCCAGGAGGTTAGGGCCAAGGAATGAGAAGGAGAGTCACATGGCTTTACACCCATCTACTCTTCCCCTGGGAGCAAGCCCCTTAGTTATTCCCCTGG is a window from the Oncorhynchus tshawytscha isolate Ot180627B linkage group LG14, Otsh_v2.0, whole genome shotgun sequence genome containing:
- the LOC112267522 gene encoding uncharacterized protein LOC112267522 → MDISKISVANKRNRKATKGEKATHKSNVSPAISRLIQDPSNHIPLGRQLQRTPPTSELKITWPLSFKTQAIETTPGQEPLSPALSMTMDLYTIEPAETDTCRRSRITSSTLCSGSVLEEDPYSLIRGMQGYEVTPADLVFLKRARQERQINALQRELDELLRQRRNQMLARDLSMASREKIQTDLDEILSCEQTVQMGQVFLSRKLSSTEVEALDSKSLLVQIKTADVQQAVEEEQAEITALEDSVARALELRERGEQRQQEIENRNRTILTKKANIKHLMKELSELKSQLAGAEESLLAIQGKMDTLKDTEKEEDTGTQEALQFAPSQAKAPKKAPKTKRNGGETITQQAYHVRIKAENTHTIVGEPHMASGLRRSKRIATKKSCVENKPVLKRTRPVKASISL